In one window of Solanum pennellii chromosome 2, SPENNV200 DNA:
- the LOC114075954 gene encoding probable transcription factor At1g61730 — translation MSTSKNQKTFKYSIKDKDDSDEEYMPSYESDDNENNLQAAGFQRVWSEKDEISILEACLNYSSDCDVLLSFVKDKLEVETSKTQLQTKLKRLKNKYKKNIVKRSFSKPHEEKLFKLSKKIWGSQVKCKSISDDHFVLSGGSAADLEDWFRRNPGQLIKEKDRKEMLEKSECVKIGKARQYLLEIQVMEEQTNLAIDALESIDN, via the coding sequence ATGTCTACGTCCAAAAATCAAAAGACTTTCAAATATAGTATTAAAGACAAAGATGATTCCGATGAAGAATATATGCCTTCATATGAGAGTGATGATAACGAAAATAATTTACAAGCAGCTGGATTTCAGAGAGTATGGAGCGAAAAAGATGAGATAAGCATTTTGGAAGCTTGTCTCAATTATTCATCAGATTGCGATGTGTTACTTAGTTTTGTGAAAGACAAACTGGAAGTAGAAACGTCTAAAACACAATtacaaactaaattaaaaaggttgaaaaataaatataagaaaaatattgtcaAAAGAAGCTTTTCTAAACCCCACGAGGAGAAATTATTTAAACTATCAAAGAAAATTTGGGGATCACAAGTAAAGTGTAAGAGCATTAGTGATGATCATTTCGTATTGAGTGGAGGTAGTGCTGCTGATTTGGAGGATTGGTTTAGAAGAAATCCAGGTCAGTTAATTAAggaaaaagatagaaaagaaaTGTTGGAGAAATCAGAATGTGTAAAGATTGGTAAGGCCCGACAGTATTTGTTGGAAATACAAGTGATGGAGGAACAAACTAACTTAGCTATTGATGCTCTCGAATCTATCGACaattaa